The DNA region TTATTTGACCAACATCCATATGTTTgcaaattgaagaagaagatgaaaggAAACAGAGTCTGAGATACCTGAAATGGAAGTTGATCTTTCGAGCAATTTTCCTCTCACCAAGAGCGCTCCCGGATGTTGCTGAAAGACCTACATAAAAAATAGAAACGGAATTACACAGATTCACACTAAACAAAGAATAATAGTAGTAACAGAATGctattggaaaataaaattactGTAATGCGAAACACCAGGCTATCCACTTCCCCATGGTTATTGTTTGAAGAATTGGATAGGTCACATGTCTCAGGTTTGAGAATTGTATTAATTTGATTCCTTGAAATTGTAATCTGCACATATAAACTATAGATTTGTTATCTGGTATTCGTGATAGTGTATAACTCACTATGGGGAAGAAGGGCATACATCGACATTAAAAGCAGCAGCATCTAGTTTACTGGATGCACCATTACTGGAAAGATATGATTCCACATACTGTAACACGTGAAAGGCACCATGCTGACGTTGAAGGCCCTACCAGACAGAAACATTGCAGCATGAAATGCCATGTCCACCAGTGTTACGTAAAAATACAAAGGTGCAGAAACAACAGAGACAGAAACCAGACATATTAACAGAAGCAGTCACATATAAAAAGACACTGGATAAGGTGTAGTTTGCACCAATAATTGATCAATAGATTGAATGAATACCATCAGAAAACCAATCAAAAAAATGATGTAGCATAATTAAAAATCCCAACCTCCAGCATGAAAGATAGATTATTCTCTTCGACTTTCTGAGAAGATGATATCTTTCTTGAAACTGGCAAAAAGGACCATGCGAGACCCCATCTTGATGTCCTGCCCTGGACAAATTCTGTTGTCTTCACCACGGTAGCTCCAACTTTCCAGAGCTCAGATACCAGAATATTGAGGTTCAGTTTTCTTCCTACCATAGAAGAGTACCATCTACACAGCAGAAATGTAAATGTTAAGGAAATCCCTAAAGCATTTGATGGGAAATGACATAATACAGAAGCGTTATCATTATACCTAAATCTGTCCTTCAATGTAACACTATCTTCAATGATGCGTTTAATAAAAGCATGCTCACCACCAGAACAGACCATTTCCGCTGGAGTGCCTCCACAAGAAGTCTTTGGATTCAAACCTGCTTCCTCCATCGTCTCAAAGAATGGGGGATTGCACATACAAAAGTCAAAATGCTCACCATCCTTTACACTGCCTAGAAGTACAGGTGGCCCATCATAATACTTCTTTGCATTCCACTCAGTTTCAAGAACCGAAGACGCCAGAAACCCAACATTTTCAGCCCCTGGATTGCTCAACTGAACACCACCTTCACTGCTTAAAATCggattattttctgattttccCACACCATGCCCCATACCAGCCCTTCTGATCTCAATCAAGTTGGATAAATGAGGATTGCTATCAACATTTTTATTTGCCCACTCTATAGCTATATCAGTAATATCTGATAAAAACACAAGAATTAACATGTGAAAGGTGGCACTAAATAGAACAACAAGAAACGGAcactaaaaaagaaaagatagaGCACCTGAACCAACAAACTTCCAACCAAGAACAGATGAACCAAGAAGTGGATAAATACAATTTGCTCCGGTACCAATATCAAAACCTGTTGTGATATCGCCTTCAGCTCTGGTGGCAGGAAGGATATCCAAGGCGAGAAGGTCTTCTATCCAGTGGATGTAATTCAATCTGTTGGGCACGGTAGGACAGAGCTGCCCATCAGGAATCCACCTACATAATTGTTTTAAACTTATCAAAAATGCCTAATTAAACTCACCAATACAATCCTTATGTATAGAAAAGCTGCATTTTCAAAACATCAGGAAAGTGAAAAATGTGTTGAGGAAATAATGGTAAAGCACGTAAACTTGACTTTTTCATTTGAAACAGTTTTGTAAGAACCAGAAATGCACTCAAAATTACAATTAGAACATGAAGAGACCTGAATTCATTATCAAGCTCTAACAACGTATCACATTTGGCATCAAGTAAAACGCCAAAACTACAATGAGCAATACTTAGCTAACCATTTAGCTGGAAATTCCCGAGCTGAATTTTGAAGAATTAGCAATTTTACTTAGCCCTACTTATCTCAAAATCAACTAAACAATAAAGAGTACCTCGTAATTGAATTGACAAACAAAGCAATCTCAAGCACTGAAAACTCAATTCCAACTACAGAGGGGATATATATGCGTGTATACACTAATTTTACCAATTAACGCCGTGATCGTGAAGCAGCAACACCCGAGTCAACTCGCGGGTAGCATTGAAATCCGTCCAATCAATTCTAGGGCAGCCGTCGCGTGAGTAGAAGACATATGGCTCAAAACTCGGGTATAAAGACGCCAGCTGCGCGAAATCCGGCGGATTATCGGCGTACCTATTTCGGTGGTGGATCCCCCGCCGCTCGCCGCcgctcttcctcttcctctttcCCGCCATCCTCCACCGCAACCCTAACTACCATATGATTTcaaattcatttcatttttaagtgTACTTGAATaacttttttttccattttaagacGTTTgtatattgaaaaaataatcattCTCTTTCATGCTTATTTTATCAGTTTATATTCTAATATTATGGAGTACTTAATAAATATAggactctctccgtcccattttAGGAATGCCAAttgagttcggcacgagttttaataattttttcctCAAATACGTGGTGTTTTCTAATTTCTAGTACTTGAAAGTCACTGtgaaacaaattaaatatcGGATTTGAAAGGCGTTTTTGATGAGTGCATGCGTACTTACTATGGGGGTAGTGTTGTCCCTTGGAAGTCAACAAAACAAACAGAGCACATGAAGAAGTCAAGTGGATTAGAAGATACTCCAAGTTATAAGAAGTGTGTCAATAGCAGTGATACAATGTGAGAGTCGAGCGGCTATAGGGAGACTACACAGTGCCTTATAAAATGGTAAGTCTCAATATATTCGTCAACAAAACAGTACCGTGAGACAGTTGATCACGAGTAATGTTATCGCGAGGTAGAGAAACGCCCGATCAGGCATTTTACATACATCACGAGGCAAAGAAATGCCCGAGTCGGGCATTTCTCATTTATGAGAttgcccgatcgggcgtttcaTCCTAATGccttattttgataatttttcacTATGGGCAGTGGCAGGCGCAATT from Salvia splendens isolate huo1 chromosome 9, SspV2, whole genome shotgun sequence includes:
- the LOC121749702 gene encoding U6 small nuclear RNA (adenine-(43)-N(6))-methyltransferase-like produces the protein MAGKRKRKSGGERRGIHHRNRYADNPPDFAQLASLYPSFEPYVFYSRDGCPRIDWTDFNATRELTRVLLLHDHGVNWWIPDGQLCPTVPNRLNYIHWIEDLLALDILPATRAEGDITTGFDIGTGANCIYPLLGSSVLGWKFVGSDITDIAIEWANKNVDSNPHLSNLIEIRRAGMGHGVGKSENNPILSSEGGVQLSNPGAENVGFLASSVLETEWNAKKYYDGPPVLLGSVKDGEHFDFCMCNPPFFETMEEAGLNPKTSCGGTPAEMVCSGGEHAFIKRIIEDSVTLKDRFRWYSSMVGRKLNLNILVSELWKVGATVVKTTEFVQGRTSRWGLAWSFLPVSRKISSSQKVEENNLSFMLEGLQRQHGAFHVLQYVESYLSSNGASSKLDAAAFNVDITISRNQINTILKPETCDLSNSSNNNHGEVDSLVFRITVFQQHPGALLVRGKLLERSTSISAMFSLIFRRLKEVLTTKFCPGRALVNQSIPITQARE